From Chloroflexi bacterium ADurb.Bin180, the proteins below share one genomic window:
- a CDS encoding Major Facilitator Superfamily protein codes for MDKHRNPERTGLIVGVVLLGLGIALMLLPSLIGLSGMDGGYAFSFLGFFFIVCGVIVGWIFWARFKRVERILSGDDVIASWSYDPEEGHRLAREAFEERWSGNKRLFAIVAVLMVVIGFVVLVLPMLQDEDLAWPFVLAYFLLIPVIGLVAWLAPRAEYRQALRDANDVLIARSGVYVRGALHSWADPGSTLEQVTFEVTNQPPELVFVLTHLSGVGGPHSEPEVLRLAVPEGHEQDAERVAAYFSSRGR; via the coding sequence ATGGACAAGCACCGCAATCCGGAACGGACCGGTCTGATCGTCGGAGTAGTGCTGTTGGGTCTGGGTATCGCTCTCATGCTGCTGCCCTCCCTCATTGGCTTGAGTGGGATGGATGGCGGCTATGCTTTCTCCTTTCTCGGCTTCTTCTTCATTGTGTGCGGAGTGATCGTAGGCTGGATCTTCTGGGCACGCTTCAAGAGAGTCGAGCGCATCCTCTCTGGCGACGACGTGATCGCTAGCTGGAGCTATGACCCCGAGGAGGGCCATCGTTTGGCCAGGGAGGCATTCGAGGAACGCTGGAGCGGCAACAAGCGGCTCTTTGCCATCGTCGCGGTGCTGATGGTCGTCATTGGCTTTGTCGTGCTGGTGCTGCCGATGCTGCAGGATGAGGACCTTGCCTGGCCTTTTGTTCTGGCCTATTTCCTGCTCATACCGGTGATCGGTCTGGTAGCCTGGCTCGCTCCCCGAGCAGAGTACCGGCAAGCACTACGCGACGCCAATGATGTGCTCATTGCCAGGAGCGGGGTCTATGTCAGGGGGGCGCTCCACTCCTGGGCCGACCCGGGCTCGACGCTGGAACAGGTCACTTTTGAGGTCACAAATCAGCCGCCCGAGTTGGTATTCGTGCTCACTCACCTCTCGGGGGTGGGCGGCCCACACAGCGAGCCGGAGGTGCTGCGCCTGGCCGTTCCCGAAGGCCACGAGCAGGATGCCGAACGAGTGGCCGCCTACTTCTCTTCCCGAGGTCGATAA
- a CDS encoding DegV domain-containing protein: MQIVTDSATNIELVVAPELASLAHIVPLSVTLDGHNYRDGIDLSPQEFYQRLASTGRLPVTSQPSAGEFTELYRHLAATDPEILSIHMSGGLSGTVNSATVAAAEVSEAHVTVVDTKTLSTPAGWQVEAALLGAKNGWPLEQILQRMERIRESTNTLFTLNELKYLIHGGRISHLKGLLAQVLNIKPVIGVEKERGTYVQHGQARSFKGAVRAVVDYMAQSHAPGSQLRVQVVHAFNPEGAELLHDEIASRFECTWLPAGTMSFVLGAHTGPSMIGVAYAPAQEFAGQQ, from the coding sequence ATGCAAATCGTCACCGACAGCGCAACCAACATCGAGCTCGTCGTTGCACCTGAGCTGGCGTCCCTGGCGCATATTGTCCCTCTGTCCGTCACTCTGGACGGTCATAACTATCGTGACGGCATTGACCTATCGCCGCAAGAGTTCTACCAGCGTCTCGCCTCGACAGGCCGTCTGCCGGTCACGTCGCAGCCCTCAGCAGGGGAGTTCACCGAGCTGTATCGACATCTGGCAGCGACCGACCCGGAGATCCTCTCTATTCACATGTCGGGCGGACTGAGCGGCACGGTCAACTCGGCCACGGTAGCCGCAGCCGAGGTGTCGGAGGCCCATGTGACCGTGGTCGACACCAAGACGCTTTCGACACCGGCGGGCTGGCAGGTCGAGGCTGCTCTGCTCGGGGCGAAGAATGGCTGGCCCCTTGAGCAGATCCTGCAGCGCATGGAGCGCATCAGGGAATCGACCAACACCCTCTTTACACTGAACGAGCTCAAGTACCTCATCCACGGCGGACGCATCAGCCATCTCAAGGGGTTGCTGGCCCAGGTGCTGAACATCAAGCCGGTGATCGGGGTGGAGAAGGAGCGGGGCACCTACGTGCAACATGGCCAGGCCCGCTCATTCAAGGGAGCCGTCAGAGCCGTCGTCGACTATATGGCCCAGAGCCATGCTCCGGGAAGCCAACTGCGGGTTCAGGTCGTCCACGCTTTCAACCCGGAGGGCGCGGAGCTGTTGCACGACGAGATTGCGTCGCGCTTTGAGTGCACCTGGCTGCCCGCCGGGACCATGTCCTTCGTCCTGGGTGCACACACCGGACCGTCTATGATCGGCGTCGCCTACGCTCCGGCGCAGGAGTTTGCGGGGCAGCAATAG
- the cspA_3 gene encoding Cold shock-like protein CspA, protein MSEKVTGTVKWFNNSKGYGFISRDGAEDVFVHHTAIEAEGFRTLKEGQQVEFEVAQGPKGLQAAHVRPL, encoded by the coding sequence ATGTCCGAGAAGGTGACGGGAACCGTCAAGTGGTTCAACAACAGCAAGGGTTATGGCTTTATCTCGCGTGACGGTGCCGAGGACGTTTTCGTCCATCACACTGCCATCGAGGCCGAGGGCTTCCGCACGCTCAAGGAAGGCCAGCAGGTCGAGTTCGAAGTGGCTCAGGGACCGAAGGGTCTCCAGGCCGCCCATGTCCGCCCGCTCTAG
- a CDS encoding RNA recognition motif, translating into MSKRIYVGNLSYSTTEAKLNELFSAIGPVTSVSLIADNATGRSKGFAFVEMSDDAKALEAINQLNEKEVDGRTIKVAEARPKTEGGGGGGGGYRPRREGGGGFGGDRGDRGDRGERGGGRDFSGGRRPRW; encoded by the coding sequence GTGAGCAAGCGCATCTATGTTGGTAATCTGAGTTACAGCACCACCGAAGCCAAGCTGAACGAACTGTTCAGCGCCATTGGCCCGGTCACTTCAGTCAGTCTGATCGCCGACAACGCCACCGGTCGCAGCAAGGGCTTTGCCTTTGTTGAAATGTCGGATGACGCCAAGGCACTGGAAGCCATCAACCAGCTCAATGAGAAGGAAGTTGATGGTCGCACGATCAAGGTTGCCGAAGCTCGACCCAAGACCGAAGGTGGCGGCGGCGGTGGCGGTGGCTACCGGCCGCGCCGCGAGGGCGGCGGTGGTTTTGGCGGCGACCGTGGCGACCGCGGTGATCGCGGCGAGCGCGGTGGCGGACGGGACTTTAGCGGCGGACGTCGTCCCCGCTGGTAG